In the genome of Streptomyces sp. NBC_00190, one region contains:
- a CDS encoding glycosyltransferase family 4 protein: MKIGIVCPYSWDVPGGVQFHIRDLAEHLIRLGHEVSVLAPADDETPLPPYVVSAGRAVPVPYNGSVARLNFGFLSAARVRRWLHEGTFDVIHIHEPASPSLGLLSCWAAQGPIVATFHTSNPRSRAMIAAYPILQPALEKISARIAVSEYARRTLVEHLGGDAVVIPNGVDVDFFAKAEPNPSWSGQTLGFIGRIDEPRKGLPVLMAAFPRIVEACPDVRLLVAGRGDEEEAVATLPAELRSRVEFLGMVSDEDKARLLRSVDVYVAPNTGGESFGIILVEALSAGAAVLASDLDAFAQVLDQGGAGDLFTNENPDALAAGAIALLRDPARREELSARGSAHVRRFDWSTVGADILAVYETVTDGAAAVATDERVPLRTRLGFSRDLSS, encoded by the coding sequence GTGAAGATCGGCATCGTGTGCCCGTACTCGTGGGACGTGCCCGGAGGCGTCCAGTTCCACATCCGGGACCTGGCGGAGCACCTGATCCGCCTCGGCCACGAGGTGTCGGTCCTGGCCCCGGCGGACGACGAGACCCCGCTCCCGCCGTACGTGGTCTCCGCGGGGCGGGCGGTTCCGGTGCCGTACAACGGCTCGGTGGCCCGGCTGAACTTCGGCTTCCTGTCGGCGGCCCGGGTCCGGCGCTGGCTGCACGAAGGCACCTTCGACGTGATCCACATCCACGAGCCGGCCTCGCCCTCGCTGGGGCTGCTGTCCTGCTGGGCGGCGCAGGGGCCGATCGTGGCGACCTTCCACACCTCGAACCCGCGGTCGCGGGCGATGATCGCGGCGTACCCGATCCTCCAGCCGGCTCTGGAGAAGATCAGCGCGCGGATCGCGGTGAGCGAGTACGCGCGGCGCACGCTGGTGGAGCACCTGGGCGGGGACGCGGTGGTGATCCCGAACGGCGTCGACGTGGACTTCTTCGCCAAGGCCGAGCCGAATCCGTCGTGGAGCGGCCAGACCCTCGGGTTCATCGGCCGCATCGACGAGCCGCGCAAGGGCCTGCCGGTGCTGATGGCGGCCTTCCCGCGGATCGTGGAGGCCTGCCCGGACGTAAGGCTGCTCGTCGCGGGCCGCGGCGACGAGGAGGAGGCGGTGGCCACGCTGCCCGCGGAGCTGCGCTCCCGGGTGGAGTTCCTCGGCATGGTCTCGGACGAGGACAAGGCGCGGCTGCTGCGCAGCGTCGACGTGTACGTCGCCCCGAACACGGGCGGGGAGAGCTTCGGCATCATCCTCGTCGAGGCCCTGTCGGCGGGCGCGGCGGTCCTGGCGTCGGACCTGGACGCCTTCGCGCAGGTCCTGGACCAGGGCGGCGCCGGCGACCTCTTCACGAACGAGAACCCGGACGCGCTCGCCGCCGGGGCGATCGCCCTGCTGCGGGACCCGGCCCGCCGGGAGGAGCTCAGCGCGCGCGGCTCGGCGCACGTGCGGCGCTTCGACTGGTCCACGGTCGGCGCGGACATCCTGGCGGTCTACGAGACGGTCACGGACGGCGCGGCGGCGGTCGCCACGGACGAACGCGTCCCGCTCCGTACCCGCCTGGGGTTCTCGCGGGACTTGTCCTCCTGA
- the ruvC gene encoding crossover junction endodeoxyribonuclease RuvC produces MRVLGVDPGLTRCGVGVVEGVAGRPLTMLGVGVVRTPADAELGRRLVAVEQGIEEWLDTHRPEVVAVERVFSQHNVRTVMGTAQASAVAMLCAARRGIPVALHTPSEVKAAVTGSGRADKAQVGAMVTRLLRLDAPPKPADAADALALAICHIWRAPAQNRLQQAVALHASGSKGRTR; encoded by the coding sequence GTGCGAGTTCTCGGTGTGGACCCGGGGCTGACGCGGTGCGGCGTCGGCGTCGTCGAGGGTGTCGCCGGTCGTCCCCTGACCATGCTCGGTGTGGGCGTCGTACGGACGCCCGCGGACGCCGAGTTGGGCCGTCGGCTCGTCGCCGTCGAGCAGGGCATCGAGGAATGGCTCGACACCCACCGGCCCGAAGTCGTCGCGGTGGAGCGGGTGTTCAGCCAGCACAACGTCCGCACCGTGATGGGCACCGCCCAGGCGAGCGCCGTCGCCATGCTCTGCGCCGCACGGCGCGGGATACCGGTCGCCCTGCACACGCCGAGTGAGGTCAAGGCCGCCGTCACCGGCAGCGGCCGGGCCGACAAGGCCCAGGTCGGCGCCATGGTGACGCGGCTGCTCCGGCTGGACGCACCGCCGAAGCCGGCCGACGCCGCCGACGCGCTCGCCCTGGCCATCTGCCACATCTGGCGGGCCCCCGCCCAGAACCGCCTCCAGCAGGCGGTCGCCCTGCACGCCTCTGGCTCGAAAGGCCGTACCCGATGA
- the pdxT gene encoding pyridoxal 5'-phosphate synthase glutaminase subunit PdxT, whose protein sequence is MTTPIIGVLALQGDVREHLIALAAADAVARPVRRPEELAEVDALVIPGGESTTMSKLAVLFGMLEPLRERVRAGMPVYGTCAGMIMLADKLLDGREDQETLGGIDMIVRRNAFGRQNESFEAKIDFAGIADGPVEGVFIRAPWVESVGGAAEVLATYDGHTVAVRQGNVLATSFHPELTGDDRVHAYFVDMVRAGL, encoded by the coding sequence ATGACCACCCCCATCATCGGAGTCCTGGCCCTCCAGGGCGACGTACGGGAGCACCTGATCGCCCTGGCCGCGGCGGACGCCGTGGCCAGGCCGGTCCGGCGTCCCGAGGAGCTCGCCGAGGTCGACGCCCTGGTGATCCCCGGCGGCGAGTCCACGACCATGTCGAAGCTCGCCGTGCTGTTCGGCATGCTGGAGCCGCTGCGCGAGCGCGTGCGCGCCGGCATGCCCGTCTACGGCACCTGCGCCGGCATGATCATGCTGGCCGACAAGCTGCTCGACGGCCGTGAGGACCAGGAGACCCTGGGCGGCATCGACATGATCGTCCGCCGCAACGCCTTCGGCCGCCAGAACGAATCCTTCGAGGCGAAGATCGATTTCGCCGGCATAGCGGACGGCCCGGTCGAGGGCGTCTTCATCCGCGCGCCGTGGGTCGAGTCCGTCGGCGGCGCCGCCGAGGTGCTCGCCACGTACGACGGCCACACGGTCGCCGTGCGCCAGGGCAACGTCCTCGCCACCTCGTTCCACCCCGAACTGACCGGCGACGACCGAGTCCACGCGTACTTCGTCGACATGGTGCGCGCGGGGCTGTAA
- the pdxS gene encoding pyridoxal 5'-phosphate synthase lyase subunit PdxS, whose protein sequence is MSTLPTSPQSAESAIGTSRVKRGMAEQLKGGVIMDVVNAEQAKIAEDAGAVAVMALERVPADIRKDGGVARMSDPNMIEEIIEAVSIPVMAKSRIGHFVEAQVLQSLGVDYIDESEVLTPADEVNHSDKWAFTTPFVCGATNLGEALRRIAEGAAMIRSKGEAGTGNVVEAVRHLRQIKNEIAKLRGFDNNELYAAAKELRAPYELVKEVAELGKLPVVLFSAGGVATPADAALMRQLGAEGVFVGSGIFKSGDPAKRAAAIVKATTFYDDPKIIADASRNLGEAMVGINCDTLPEAERYANRGW, encoded by the coding sequence GTGAGCACGCTTCCCACCTCCCCCCAGTCCGCCGAGTCGGCCATCGGCACCTCGCGCGTCAAGCGCGGCATGGCCGAGCAGCTCAAGGGCGGCGTGATCATGGACGTGGTCAACGCCGAGCAGGCGAAGATCGCTGAGGACGCCGGCGCCGTGGCCGTCATGGCCCTGGAGCGGGTCCCGGCCGACATCCGCAAGGACGGCGGGGTCGCCCGCATGTCCGACCCGAACATGATCGAAGAGATCATCGAGGCCGTCTCGATCCCCGTCATGGCCAAGTCCCGCATCGGGCACTTCGTCGAGGCCCAGGTCCTGCAGTCCCTCGGCGTCGACTACATCGACGAGTCCGAGGTCCTGACCCCGGCCGACGAGGTCAACCACTCCGACAAGTGGGCGTTCACCACCCCCTTCGTCTGTGGCGCCACCAACCTGGGCGAGGCCCTGCGCCGCATCGCCGAGGGTGCGGCCATGATCCGCTCCAAGGGCGAGGCCGGCACCGGCAACGTCGTCGAGGCCGTCCGCCACCTGCGCCAGATCAAGAACGAGATCGCCAAGCTGCGCGGCTTCGACAACAACGAGCTGTACGCCGCCGCCAAGGAGCTGCGCGCCCCGTACGAGCTCGTCAAGGAGGTTGCCGAGCTCGGCAAGCTCCCCGTCGTCCTGTTCTCCGCCGGTGGCGTCGCCACCCCGGCCGACGCCGCCCTGATGCGCCAGCTCGGCGCCGAGGGTGTCTTCGTCGGCTCCGGCATCTTCAAGTCCGGCGACCCGGCCAAGCGCGCCGCCGCCATCGTGAAGGCCACCACCTTCTACGATGACCCGAAGATCATCGCGGACGCCTCCCGCAACCTGGGCGAGGCCATGGTCGGCATCAACTGCGACACCCTCCCCGAGGCCGAGCGCTACGCAAACCGCGGCTGGTAG
- a CDS encoding YebC/PmpR family DNA-binding transcriptional regulator: MSGHSKWATTKHKKAVIDAKRGKLFAKLIKNIEVAARMGGADIDGNPTLFDAVQKAKKSSVPNKNIDSAVKRGGGLEAGGADYETIMYEGYGPNGVAVLIECLTDNRNRAASDVRVAMTRNGGSMADPGSVSYLFNRKGVIILPKGELSEDDVLGAVLEAGAEEVNDNGDTFEIISEATDLVAVRTALQDAGIDYDSAEASFVPSMQVELDEEGARKIFKLIDALEDSDDVQNVFANFDVSDEVMEKVDA; the protein is encoded by the coding sequence ATGTCCGGCCACTCTAAATGGGCTACGACGAAGCACAAGAAGGCCGTGATCGATGCCAAGCGCGGCAAGCTCTTCGCGAAGCTGATCAAGAACATCGAGGTCGCGGCCCGTATGGGCGGCGCTGACATCGACGGCAACCCGACGCTCTTCGACGCCGTTCAGAAGGCCAAGAAGAGCTCGGTCCCGAACAAGAACATCGACTCCGCGGTCAAGCGCGGCGGTGGCCTTGAGGCCGGCGGTGCCGACTACGAGACGATCATGTACGAGGGCTACGGTCCCAACGGTGTCGCGGTGCTCATCGAGTGCCTCACCGACAACCGCAACCGCGCCGCGTCCGACGTGCGGGTCGCCATGACCCGCAACGGCGGCTCGATGGCCGACCCGGGCTCGGTCTCGTACCTGTTCAACCGCAAGGGCGTCATCATCCTGCCCAAGGGCGAGCTGTCCGAGGACGACGTGCTCGGTGCGGTGCTCGAGGCCGGTGCCGAAGAGGTCAACGACAACGGCGACACGTTCGAGATCATCAGCGAGGCCACCGACCTGGTCGCGGTCCGTACCGCTCTCCAGGACGCCGGTATCGACTACGACTCGGCCGAGGCCAGCTTCGTCCCCTCGATGCAGGTCGAGCTGGACGAAGAGGGCGCGCGCAAGATCTTCAAGCTGATCGACGCGCTGGAGGACAGCGACGACGTGCAGAACGTCTTCGCCAACTTCGACGTCTCGGACGAGGTCATGGAGAAGGTCGACGCCTGA